The genomic interval ACGCAGAAGGGGACTCGCCAATATGGTTAATCGGAATTCTCGTCGTGTTCACTGCGCTATTTTATGTAATGGGGAACCGTTTAAAAAAGCTAGAATTTCTGCATAAGTTGATGAAAGGAACGACGCAGATCGGAATTCGTGCAGTATTTGCACTTATTCTACTCCTTGTAGCACTTGCTGAAAGTGTAGGCGCGGAGAATATTCTAGGGGCGTTTTTAGCAGGGTGCGTCGTAAGTTTACTTGGACCAGATAAAGATATGGTCGATAAACTCGATTCATTCGGATACGGATTCTTTATTCCGATCTTCTTTATTATGGTTGGGGTTGACCTGGATATCCCATCATTATTCAAGGATCCATCAAAATTATTATTAATACCTGTACTATTTGTCGTGTTTTATTTAACGAAAGCAATACCTCTTGCTGTATTGCTGAAATGGTATGACAGACAGACCGTACTTGCATCATCGTTTTTATTAACGGCAACATTATCTCTTGTTATTGCAAGTGCGAAAATCGCTGAACGACTTGGGACAATAGATGCGGCAACGTCAGGAACGTTAATATTAGCAGCTGTCATAACTTGTGTTATCGTACCGATATTCTTCAAGAAACTCTTCCCGGTTGCAGCTGTAGAAGAAAAAGTAATAAATATTGCATTTATCGGTAATAACCAGTTATCAATACCAGTTGCCCAAAGCTTTAAATCAGACTTGTACGTACCGACGTTAATATACCGCAAAAATAACGATGCGCGTAAAATAAGTGATATTAATGTTATAGAGCTTGATGATTATTCATTTGAAACATTGGATGAAATTGGATTATTTGATTTTGATATCGTTGTATGTTCTGCAAATGATGAATCGATTAACAGAAGTGTCGCACTAATGGCGAAAGAACAAGGCGTGCAACGTGTTATCTGCCGCGTTGAATCGAAGAAAGAAGACGAGCCATTAGTCGATAAAGATATTGAGATCTTCAGTGAGTTCCAGAGTACGAAGACATTACTAAAAGGTCTGATCGAATCACCGAACATGCTGAACTTATTATCAAACGTAGAAACATCACTATACGAAATCGAGATGCTGAATACTCGCTATCACGAAATGCGCTTACGTGAATTTCCGTTTAGAGGTGATATTATTTTCGTTCGTATATTACGTGGAAAAGATTCAATCGTACCGCACGGTGAGACAGAATTACACTTTAAAGACCGTCTAATTGTGACAGGCTCAAGACAATATGTAGACGAAATAAAGCGAGAGCTGGAATTATTTTAATTAATACTCCATGGAGGAAACTTCATGGAGTATTTTTATGAGGTGATTGGGATAAATGTGATGCGTGTCCTATATGAAAATGTAGCCGAGTGTCCCAAAAAGTGACACCCGCATATGAAAATGGAGCTGAGTGTCTCAAAAAGTGACACCCGCATATGAAAATGTAGCCGAGTGTCCCAAAAAGTGACACTCGCATATGAAAATGGAGCTGAGTGTCCCAAAAAGTGACACCCGCATATGAAAATGGAGCCGAGTGTCCCAAAAAGTGACACCCGCATATGAAAAGAGAGCCGAGTGTCCCAAAAAGTGACACCCGCATATGAAAATGGATCTGAGTGTCCCAAAAAGTGACACCCGCATATGAAAATGTAGCCGAGTGTCCCAAAAAGTGACACTCGCATATGAAAATGGAGCTGAGTGTCCCAAAAAGAGACACCCGCATATGAAAATGGAGCCGAGTGTCCCAAAAAGAGACACCCACATATGAAAATGGAGCCGAGTGTCCCAAAAAGAGACACCCGCATATGAAAAGAGAGCCGAATGTCCCAAAAAGAGACACCCGCATATGAAAAATGTAGCCGAGTGTCCCAAAAAGAGACACCCGCATATGAAAAGAGAGTCGAGTGTCCCAAAAAGTGACACCCGCATATGAAAATGGAGCTGAGTGTCCCAAAAAGAGACACCCGCATATGAAAATGGAGCTGAGTGTCCCAAAAAGTGACACCCGCATATGAAAATGTAGCCGAGTGTCCCAAAAAGAGACACCCGCATATGAAAATATAGCCGAGTGTCCCAAAAAGTGATACCCGCATATGAAAAGAGAGCCGAGTGTCCCAAAAAGTGACACTCGCATATGAAAATGTAGCTGAGTGTCCCAAAAAGAGACACCCGCATATAAAAAGAGAGTCGAGTGTCCCAAAAAGTGACACTCGCATATGAAAATGTAGCTGAGTGTCCCAAAAAGTGACACCCGCAAAATAAAAAAAGTTGGTAGATGGCAGCACCTTTGCCATTCATATAAAAAATCACCGTTTCAATATAAGAATTCGATAGTAAAACACAATATTTTTACTGAAATTCAACGTAACTTCTGATATATTTAGTAGTAGGTACTAGAACTTACTTTTATAAAGGAGACTTATATGTTAAATTTTCAGGATAAAGTGTATGTAATTATGGGTGTTGCCAATAAACGCAGTATTGGTTATGGTGTTGCACAAGTTTTAGATGAAGTTGGAGCAAAACTCATCTTCACATATCGTAAAGAACGTAGTATGAAAGAACTTGAAAGATTGCTACCTAACTTAAAAAATAATCAGAATGCATTAATGATTCAATGTGATGTACAGCAGGATGAGGATGTTGTTCGAGCATTCGAAACAATTAAAGATAAAGTAGGGCACATTGATGGCGTATTCCATTCGATCGCTTTTGCGAATATGGAAGATTTACGAGGTCGATTTATCGATACGAGTCGTGATGGGTTCCTGCTTGCACATGATATTAGTTCATACTCACTAACAATCGTTGCTAGAGAGGCAAGTAAATTAATGTCTGAAGGTGGATCAATCGTAACAACAACTTATCTTGGAGGAGAGTTTGCGATTCCGAATTATAACGTTATGGGTGTTGCAAAGGCTAGTTTAGAAGCAAATGTAAAATATTTAGCACTCGACTTAGGTCAGGACGGTATTCGTGTGAATGCAGTATCACCAGGTCCGATTAGAACATTAAGTGCTAAAGGAATCGGTGACTTTAACACAATCTTAAAACGTATCGAAGCAGAAGCACCATTAAAAAGAAATGTTGATGTTATTGAAGTAGGTAAAACTGCGCTTTATTTATTAAGTGATTTATCAAGTGGTGTAACAGGTGAGAATATTCACGTCGATAGTGGATATCACATCGTTGGATAAACAAATATCTTGAGTAATTTATATTCCTGTCACGCGCGAACTCTTGAGCGTGACAGCTATCCTTATTACAACAATAAAAAATCCGAGCGACATGAAATTATGTCGCTCGGGTTTTTGTTTATTTTCCTAATTTGAATGTTTCAAGAACGTTCCATGTTTCGTTTTCTAACTGATAACAAAGGCTGATTTTATCAATGACTTCATTGTGTTTTTCATCTTTCATCTGAAGTTGTCTCATAATATCTTCAAATTCCTGAGATGATAATCCTTGTCCAATCGTAAAGTGTGGTACGAATGGATGTACGTTTTTACCGTAGAAATCTCCGCTGTTAAATGCTTCAAATAACTGTGTTAAACCTTCATTCGGTGTAACTTTCAAATAAATGACGTTTTTTGTTGGGCTGAAGCTTGAGACTTTCTCAACATTTACTTCTACTGGTGTGCTATTATCTGCTACCGATTGAAGTTTTTCGGTAACGTGTTTCACTTCATCATCCGGCACTTCAAATGCATCTTTTAACGTAATATGTGGTGCAATGACTGCATAGTGTGCATCATAGCGCTTTCTATAATTATTAATATAATCCTGATATTGTTTAGATGGATATAATACAATTCCGAGTTTCATGTTGATCACCTCTAAATAGTTTGATAATTCAATTATATCAGATAATTTACAAAAAGTAATAATTTAACACATTTTTGATTTCTGGTTTCCACGTCTTCCAATTATGATTTCCTTGCAGTTCCTTATAATAATGCGCGCGGCCATGTCTATTTAAAGCATCGTGTAAATCTTGTATAGGTGTTAGGAAATCTGCTTCACTTCCATCTTTTAATGTGAATTCATACTCTTCATCTCCGACTACGATATAGTAATCTGCGTCCGTCTTAACTGCGGAATCGATTAATGTGTCTGTGATCATAGGGCTAAATAGTGCCGCTTGTTTAAATATGTCATATTCAATCGTCAGCATAAGTGCGATACTTGCTGCTAAACTATCACCGATTAAAAGTATCTCGTCACGATTAATATTAAATTCATCCGTTAAATATTGCAGCAAATCTTCATGAATAAATTGCATCATTGCAAGGCGTTTCTTTCCTTCTGGATGGTATTCTTCTGCTCTTATCGTAACGTTCGGGTAATGTACAAAGACAATGATATGTTCATTTAAATCAAGTGCATTATATGATTTATGCAATTGCGCAATTTGTGATAAATCCTGCCCATCAAATGCGATGATTAATTTTGGTTGCGCAATTTCTGCTGGTAAATATATGCCGAGTTTTACATCTCTTTGCAAAGCTTTACTCTTCATTATGACTGGGTTTACGAGTCCTATGTTCATGATTCTCTCTCCTTTAATATTAATATAGCATAATTAATGTAAATTATTTTAAATTCATCGATGGACGATGATAATTCGATTTAAACTAGGGTATAATGAGATATACATTATTTAAGGAGGTAACTATGACTAATAAAGTATGGTTCAGATTTGGCGTTGGATTATTACTGACGTTTTTAATCATTAAATATTTTCTTGAGATCAATCATATTTTTTATCCGATAATTATTATCGTCAAATCAATTATTCTTCCATTATTACTCGGTGGTTTTCTGTATTATATCGTCATTCCTTTTCAGGATAAGCTCGAGGAGAAACGTAATTTAAAACGATGGCAAAGTGTAACGGTTATTATGCTGTCATTCTGTTTATTAATCGGCATACTCATCTCGTTTGTCGGTCCGATAGTTTCGAAGCAGACGAATAACTTTATCGATAATTATCCTACTATTCAGCATGAATTTGAAAATTACGTAAGTATTGCACTTGATCAGCGTGATAAATTACCGGATGATATGAAAGATAATATTAATAAGGCGATTGAAAAAGTAAATGCTTATTCCGGGAAAATTGTTGCAAATGCGTTCTCATTTATAACGCAGTTCATTTCAACAGTATTTTTGCTTATTTTAGTGCCGTTTTTCTTAATTTATATGCTGAAGGATCACGATAGATTTGTCCCGTTTGTTGCAGCACCTTTTTCGGGTATGCGTAAAGTTTTTGTCGTTAATTTATTTAAAGATATCGACAAAACGTTACGTTCATATATTCAGGGGCAAGTGACGGTAAGTATTATTTTGGGGATTTTATTATTAATTGGTTACTTAATAATCGGTTTAGATTATGCTGTCATTCTTGCATTATGGGGAATGGTGACTAACTTAATTCCTTTCTTAGGTCCTTATATGGCTGTTATACCTGCAATTATTATTGCATTAATTCAGGATCCGATGATGGCGATTTATGTTATTATCATTATGTTTATCGCACAGCAGTTAGAAGGTAACGTAATTACACCTAACATTATGGGGAAAACGTTAAACATGCATCCGTTAACAATTATTACTGTTATTCTTGCAGCGGGTAATTTAGGAGGATTCTTTGCAATATTAGTAGCAGTACCGACATATGCTGTAATTAAGACGATAGTAAGAAACGTTTATATGCACCGTCAGGACATTACGAGTGAAGCGAATAAAGTAGTAACAGAGAAGCGTGAACATTAAGCGTACAAGTTACTTGTACGCTTTTTTATATAAGTGAAATATGTTAAAATAAATGAAACGAAATAAAGGAGTTAACCGATGAAAAAGGTCAGAAAAGCAGTAATACCGGCAGCGGGCATTGGTTCAAGATTTCTTCCGGCGACAAAGGCGATGCCAAAGGAAATGCTGCCTATATTAGATAAACCGACGATTCAGTATATTGTAGAAGAAGCGGTAGCAGCAGGGATTGAAGATATTATTATCGTTACAGGGAAACATAAACGTGCGATTGAAGATCATTTTGATGCACAGATGGAACTGGAACATCATTTAAAGAGTAAAGGTAAAGATGATTTACTTCAGAAAGTACAGCATTCAACGCATTTAGCAAATATTTTTTATGTGAGACAGAAATCTCCTCAAGGGCTGGGGCATGCAATATGGACAGCGAAACAGTTTATCGGTGATGAGCCATTTGCGGTGCTGTTAGGGGATGATATTGTTGAGTCTGAAACGCCTGCAATTAAACAGCTGATGGAGCAATATGAATCTACAGGTAAATCAGTCATTGGTGCTAAAACTGTTTCATATGAAGATACAGAACGATACGGCATTATTGAATCGAAGTCTCAGCACGGTCGATTATATGAAATTAATCATTTAATTGAAAAACCTAAGCTCGGAACGACCGATTCAAGACTTGCCATTATGGGTAGGTACATCTTAACACCGGATATCTTTACATATTTAGAGGAACAGAATATTGGCGCAGGTGGCGAAATTCAGTTAACAGATGCAATTGCACGTGTCAATGAAACGGATGAAGTATACGCATATGACTTTATCGGAAATCGTTACGATGTAGGTGACAAAATCGGGTTTGTCAAAACGACGATGGAATATGCAATGCGCTCAAATATGAAAGATGACTTAATACCATTTTTAGAAGATTTGATTAAAACATATAAATAAAATTAATAAATAAACGCATGAGGACGATCCTCATGCGTTTTTAGATTTAAAGAAATACAACATATAAAATAATGAGAGACTGATAAATACGATCGCCGAAGTGTATAACGTATAGTCTGTATTTCGGAATAGTTCTGTTATAATACCACCGATAATCGGTCCGAGCATCGTGCCGATACCTTGTAGACTATTGAATACACCCCACGATTCTTCTTTCAGTGCATCGTCCACCTGACTTGCCATAAAGGCATTCCAACCTGGGAGTAATAAGCCGTAGAATAAACCGATTACAACTGCCGCACATAAAACAAATGTATAATTTACGACTTGTGTCATCAGCATAATACTCACGCCGAAAATAAAAAATCCAGCGAGAATGACGATATGGGAATAAATATTAGAAACATCATCCATAAACTTAGAAATAAATAACATTGATATTGTACAACCGACACCACCTGCAATAAGTATGTATGTATATTCAAGCGTTGTTACATTTAAACTGTTGACTGCATAAGACGGTAATATCGGTACGAGCATACCGATTGCAATGCCCTGAAACATAATTCCAGGAAAAAGTACTAAATGTCTGCTCATAACGTGTTTAATATGCTGATACTGCGTCTTCAATGATTTCTTCTCAATAAACGAAACTTCAACTTGTACAAATAAGTATAATATCCATGCAAAAAGTACAAATAACGGCATTAAATAAATAAACTTTGTTGGATGTACTTTTATAATTAAGTTCATACCAATCATTCCACTCATCATCCCAACAAGCCAGGCGAAATAAACATAACCCATATGTTTACTGCGTTTACTTTCCTCAACACTTGAAAGCATGATAACCCATATCGGACTAACTGCGATTCCAAGCAGGATGGCCCCTAGAAATAACGTAACCGGACTACGGTCAAATACGATTAATGTAAGCCCCATAAGCGCGATAAAAAATCCCGCATTTAAAACTTTTTTCGTACCGTATCGCTTTAATAAAAATCCGATGCCGAAGTTTGTTAAAGCATCACTTACGAAGTGTAGCGTAATACACGCGGATATAATCCCAACCGTAATATTACCGACAGTCGGTAATATCGGCAGAAAGCTTAATATATACATTCCACGTGCGAATTCCATCAGAAACAATATAACGATCATTAACCAGAAGTTTTTGCCTTTAAACTTACTTTGCGAAGAGTCGGGCATATAATCCTGCTTTCGAAGTAGCAATTGACTGAGAATTAGTAGATTCCAGTAACTGCATTAAAGACATACATATATATTTTGATGATTCCGGTAAATAATGCTTTTGCATATTTTCTTTATATTGTTTAAGCTGGTGCTCATCGCTCAGTAATTCCAGAACTGTTGCAGTCGTTTCTTCATAAGAATTCGTAATACGGGAAAAACCTTTCTCAGTGAAATATATTGCATTTTCACCTTCCTGACCCGGCGCTGGATTAAAGAAAACGAGTGGTATGCTTTTACATAAACTCTCTGAAATTGTAATACCACCAGGCTTCGTTAACATTAAATCACAGCTTGCCATCCACCTAGCCATCTCTTTCGTAAAGCCGATAATTAACACATTTGGGTTATCTTTATATGCTGCTTTTAGCGTATCAATAAGTTGTGTGTTATTACCGCAAACAACGACATATTGGTGGTCACTTTCTTCCGTTAATGTTGCAAGCATCTCATTGAAACCACCAACAACACCAAATGCACCGGCAACCATTAATAATGTCTTCTTATTCGGTTGTAATCCATTATTTGTTAACCATGCATTACGCTCAACTTCTTCGTTGAAGCGTTCATGAATCGGTATACCTGTAACATCAATGATTGATGGATCTACACCGTACTGGATAAGTTGTGATTTCGTATGTTCAGTTGCTACGAAATAGCGGTTGCTGTTTGGTGTGTACCAGTTTTTATGCATCGTATAATCAGTGATCACAGTCGCTACAGGGATATCCACACCGAGATCTTTCTTAATAATCGACATTGCAGGGGTTGGGAACGTTAACAGTATTAAATCTGGTTTTTCTTTCATGATCAGATTAATGAGTCTGTTCAGCCCATAGTATCTATAGAAACACTTTTCTGGATTATCCTGATTCGCATAATAAAAATAGCGATAGGATTTTCTGAAGTATTTATAACTGTTAATATAATATTTTTTGGCAATGCTATTAATAATAGGATGTGCCTCCTGATATAAATCATGTTCAATCACAGTTAAGTTCGGTAAATGCATACGATTTAATTGATTTACAATTGAATTCGTAACAGAAATATGACCATTTCCATATGAACCTGTGATGATCAGAATCTTCTTATTGTTTGACATTGCGCACACTCCGATTCTAAAAGTTAAAGTCATACTATTATTATTCATAAAATAATACAACTTGTCATTAAAAATACAAAAAAATTACAATATTTATAAAAAATAAATATTTATTAAATTAAATATTGCGATGCTATTTTAATAATACAATGTTTAACAATGTAAACACTACTAAAAACATTAAAAGCACGAATATTTTGATATATAAATATTCAATGCTCTGCCCTTTAAACATTATTCGCGTTAAATTATCAGCACTATATTTCAGTGGCATGATCATGCTTATAATACGTCATACAGGATGCATCGTATCGAGTGGAATAATCCCGATGAACAATAGTTGCGGCACGATAATGATAGGTATAAATTGTATCATCTGAAACTCGTTTGTGGCAAACGTAGAAATAAAGAGACCGATAACGAGTGCCGTCATTGCAAGTACAAGATTCATCATGATGAATAAGAATATACTACCTTCCACTTCAAATGCATGATTGCAAACGGGTTGAAACCTATTATATAGCCGAGTACGATTTCATATCGACGTATCGGGGTAGAGTGTAGTTTTTTAGCGTTCCGTGTGTACGCTCTTTCATTCTATTATAACTAATTTATTGTATAAAACGATTGTCAAAGATACATAAACTTATTAAAAAGGTGTATAATTAAGAATTGACTAAAGGAGGCTTCTTATGAAAACATCTGAATTACTTTCTAAAATTAAAGCCAAAAAATTATACGGAACATTTCCTGAACATATAAACAAGGTCGTCGTTGATTCAAGAAACGCTGATGCTAATAGCGTATTCGTAGCGAGTCACGGTTATACTGTAGACAGTCATCAATTCATTCCGAATGTAATTGCACAAGGTTGTCGCATGATTGTGACGGATCATTACGTTGAAGGTATCGACGTTGGACAGGTCGTCGTTCGTGATACATTGCAGGCAGCACGAATTTTCACGCAGCATGTTATGGATTTCCCGTCGCAAAAGCTTACGACATATGGTGTAACGGGCACAAACGGCAAGACGAGTGTTGCAACAATGATTCATCATCTGCACCGTGCACTGAAAATCAATTCAGCATACCTCGGCACGAACGGATTTCAATATAATGAAGATGTTGCAAAAGGATCAAATTCAACGCCTGAAACAGTGACGCTGAACAATCATATTCAAAGTGCAGTACAAAGTGGAGCACAGGCGATGTCAATGGAGATGTCAAGTCACGGTTTAGCACTTGGACGTACAGATGGCGTTGATATAGACGTTGCAATCTTCACGAACTTAACACAGGACCATCTTGATTTCCATGAAACGATGGAGCGTTATGGTTTTCATAAAGCATTGCTCTTTGCACAGCTTGGCAATGATTACACGAGACAGAAGTATGCTGTCGTAAACGGAGATGATAGCTACGCACGTGAACTGATGATCGCATCACCGCGTGAAGTTATTACGTACGGCATTGACAACGATACTGACGTTAAAGCAGTTAATATTAAAGAGTCAATTCACGGTATTCAGTTTACGATGGTCACGCCTGAAGAAAGTGTTGTTATTGAATGTCCATATATCGGACGCTTTAATGTATATAACATGCTTGCAGCACTGACAGCACTCTGGACACAAGGGCATACATTACAGGATTTAAAACGGGCTGCACAGAGCTTACCACCTGTTGAAGGACGTCTTGAAGTGTTAGACCGCACATTACCGATTGATTTAGTAATAGATTATGCGCATACACCAGACGGTATGAATAAACTTATTGATGCGCTTGAACCATTTAAGCGTGGTAAAATGATTTTCTTAGTCGGTATGACAGGTGAGCGCGATTTAACGAAAACGCCTGAAATGGGTGCAATCGCATGTCGAGCGGATTATGTTATCTTTACACCGGATAATCCGGCAAATGACGACCCTCGTAAACTTACGGATGCACTTGAAAGTGGTGCGACACATACGAACTATGTATCATTTCTTGACCGAGCAGAAGGGATACGTCACGCAATTGCGATGAGTGAACCTGGAGATATGGTAGTGCTAGCTTCAAAAGGTCGGGAACCTTACCAAATAATGAAAGATTATGTGAAAGTACCGCATCGTGATGACTTGATTGGTCTCGACGCGGCATATGATAAATACGGGAGAGATTAACGATGAAAATTAGAAATAGTATAGGAGAAAACTTACAATGTAAAGTATATATACACGAAAACAAAAAAGAAGAAACGTTTTTAGTAAGTATTCCGGATATTTTCTTTTCGATTCAGTTTGATTATGATTTATACGGCGAAGCTTTAGAAGAACATTTATATTTACATTTATTTAACTTATTAGACGAAAAAGATGCATCTGAACTTGCACAACGCATAGTGCAATGGACGAGCGAAACTTAAGGAGCGAATTTATGACATTAAGAGAAGAAGTAGAAATAAGAAAGACGTTTGCCATCATCTCTCACCCGGATGCCGGTAAAACAACTTTAACGGAGAAATTACTATTATTCGGTGGAGCTATTCGTGAAGCCGGAACGGTAAAGGGTAAGAAATCAGGGAAGTTTGCAACGAGTGACTGGATGGAAGTAGAAAAACAACGTGGGATTTCTGTAACAAGTTCGGTTATGCAGTTTGACTACGATAACTTTAAAATCAATATATTAGATACACCAGGGCACGAAGATTTCTCAGAAGATACTTATCGTACGTTAATGGCAGTAGATAGTGCTGTAATGGTTATCGACTGTGCGAAAGGGATCGAGCCGCAAACGTTAAAGTTATTTAAAGTTTGTAAGATGCGTGGCATTCCGATTTTTACATTTATTAACAAACTTGACCGTGTCGGTAAGGAACCGTTTGAACTGCTTGAAGAAATCGAGAAAACACTTGAAATTGAAACGTATCCGATGAACTGGCCGATCGGTATGGGACAATCGTTCTTCGGTATTATCGACCGTAAGACAAAAACAATCGAGCCGTTTAGAGATGAAGAGAACGTGCTGCATCTAGATGAAGATTATGAGCTAAAGGAAAGTCATGCCATCACGTCAGATAGCGCATATGAACAGGCGATTGAAGAATTAATGCTCGTTGATGAAGCAGGCGAAACATTTGATAAAGAAAAACTGATGACTGGTGATTTAACACCTGTGTTCTTCGGATCAGCACTTGCAAACTTCGGTGTACAGAACTTCCTGAATGCATATGTGGACCATGCACCGATGCCATCAGGACGTAAAACGGAGTCAGGTGAAGAAGTATCACCATTTGATGAAAGTTTCAGTGGATTTATATTTAAGATTCAGGCGAATATGAACCCGCAGCATAGAGATAGAATCGCGTTTATGCGTATCGTAAGTGGCGCCTTTGAACGTGGTATGGACATTAAGATGACACGTACGGATAAGAAGATGAAAATTTCCCGTTCAACGTCATTTATGGCAGATGATACGCAAACGGTAAACCATGCAGTGAGTGGTGACATTATCGGACTATATGATTCAGGTAACTTCCAGATAGGTGATACGCTTGTCGGTGGTAACCAGAAGTTCCAGTTTGAGAAATTGCCACAGTTCACACCAGAAATCTTTATGAAAGTGTCACCGAAAAACGTCATGAAGCAAAAACATTTCCATAAAGGGATTGAGCAGCTCGTACAGGAAGGCGCAATCCAGCTATATCGTACATTGCATACGAACCAGCTTATTTTAGGCGCAGTAGGTCAGCTTCAGTTTGAAGTGTTTGAACATCGTATGAATAACGAATACAATGTAGACGTTATCATGGAACCAGTTGGTAGAAAGATTGCACGCTGGATAGAAAACGAAGAAGATATTCGTGATGCAATGAATTCAAGTCGTTCAATACTTGTTGAAGATAGATTTGAAAACAAAGTATTCTTATTTGAGAATGAATTTGCAACACGCTGGTTTTTAGATAAATTCCCGGAAATTAAACTGTACAGTTTACTGTAGGAAATGGAGTTATAAATATGGATCCGTCAATTATTATTACGTACTTATGGGTCGTACTCGTACTCGTAGTATTAGAAGGATTACTCGCAGCAGATAATGCGATTGTTATGGCTGTTATGGTAAAACATTTACCTGAGGAAAAACGTAAGAAAGCCTTATTCTATGGCCTTGTCGGTGCATTTATATTCCGATTTGCTGCGTTATTCGCGATTAGTTTTCTTGCGAAATACTGGCAAATTCAAGCGCTCGGTGCAGCGTATTTGTTATATATGTCGATTAAGAATTTAATAGAATATTATAAAACAGGGGACGCTACAAGTGAAGCTGAAGAAGCGGAACTCGAAAACCACGGTGAAAAGCAAAGTAAAGGTAGTGGGTTCTGGATGACTGTTGCGAAAGTAGAGTT from Macrococcus armenti carries:
- a CDS encoding monovalent cation:proton antiporter family protein, giving the protein MENHGQLVSLVVVVVCAFLTPILLNRLRINFLPVVVAEILMGIIVGKSLFHWVERTEMLNILSTLGFIFLMFLSGLEIDFKAFKSKPGAKKGKEPNPLVLTMSIFAGILALSVLSAYIFKWFGLIDDVLLMVIIISTISLGVVVPTLKEMNIMQTSIGQIILLVAVIADLATILLLTLYGTLHAEGDSPIWLIGILVVFTALFYVMGNRLKKLEFLHKLMKGTTQIGIRAVFALILLLVALAESVGAENILGAFLAGCVVSLLGPDKDMVDKLDSFGYGFFIPIFFIMVGVDLDIPSLFKDPSKLLLIPVLFVVFYLTKAIPLAVLLKWYDRQTVLASSFLLTATLSLVIASAKIAERLGTIDAATSGTLILAAVITCVIVPIFFKKLFPVAAVEEKVINIAFIGNNQLSIPVAQSFKSDLYVPTLIYRKNNDARKISDINVIELDDYSFETLDEIGLFDFDIVVCSANDESINRSVALMAKEQGVQRVICRVESKKEDEPLVDKDIEIFSEFQSTKTLLKGLIESPNMLNLLSNVETSLYEIEMLNTRYHEMRLREFPFRGDIIFVRILRGKDSIVPHGETELHFKDRLIVTGSRQYVDEIKRELELF
- the fabI gene encoding enoyl-ACP reductase FabI, which gives rise to MLNFQDKVYVIMGVANKRSIGYGVAQVLDEVGAKLIFTYRKERSMKELERLLPNLKNNQNALMIQCDVQQDEDVVRAFETIKDKVGHIDGVFHSIAFANMEDLRGRFIDTSRDGFLLAHDISSYSLTIVAREASKLMSEGGSIVTTTYLGGEFAIPNYNVMGVAKASLEANVKYLALDLGQDGIRVNAVSPGPIRTLSAKGIGDFNTILKRIEAEAPLKRNVDVIEVGKTALYLLSDLSSGVTGENIHVDSGYHIVG
- a CDS encoding YjcG family protein, whose translation is MKLGIVLYPSKQYQDYINNYRKRYDAHYAVIAPHITLKDAFEVPDDEVKHVTEKLQSVADNSTPVEVNVEKVSSFSPTKNVIYLKVTPNEGLTQLFEAFNSGDFYGKNVHPFVPHFTIGQGLSSQEFEDIMRQLQMKDEKHNEVIDKISLCYQLENETWNVLETFKLGK
- a CDS encoding alpha/beta hydrolase, whose product is MNIGLVNPVIMKSKALQRDVKLGIYLPAEIAQPKLIIAFDGQDLSQIAQLHKSYNALDLNEHIIVFVHYPNVTIRAEEYHPEGKKRLAMMQFIHEDLLQYLTDEFNINRDEILLIGDSLAASIALMLTIEYDIFKQAALFSPMITDTLIDSAVKTDADYYIVVGDEEYEFTLKDGSEADFLTPIQDLHDALNRHGRAHYYKELQGNHNWKTWKPEIKNVLNYYFL
- a CDS encoding AI-2E family transporter, which codes for MTNKVWFRFGVGLLLTFLIIKYFLEINHIFYPIIIIVKSIILPLLLGGFLYYIVIPFQDKLEEKRNLKRWQSVTVIMLSFCLLIGILISFVGPIVSKQTNNFIDNYPTIQHEFENYVSIALDQRDKLPDDMKDNINKAIEKVNAYSGKIVANAFSFITQFISTVFLLILVPFFLIYMLKDHDRFVPFVAAPFSGMRKVFVVNLFKDIDKTLRSYIQGQVTVSIILGILLLIGYLIIGLDYAVILALWGMVTNLIPFLGPYMAVIPAIIIALIQDPMMAIYVIIIMFIAQQLEGNVITPNIMGKTLNMHPLTIITVILAAGNLGGFFAILVAVPTYAVIKTIVRNVYMHRQDITSEANKVVTEKREH
- the galU gene encoding UTP--glucose-1-phosphate uridylyltransferase GalU; this translates as MKKVRKAVIPAAGIGSRFLPATKAMPKEMLPILDKPTIQYIVEEAVAAGIEDIIIVTGKHKRAIEDHFDAQMELEHHLKSKGKDDLLQKVQHSTHLANIFYVRQKSPQGLGHAIWTAKQFIGDEPFAVLLGDDIVESETPAIKQLMEQYESTGKSVIGAKTVSYEDTERYGIIESKSQHGRLYEINHLIEKPKLGTTDSRLAIMGRYILTPDIFTYLEEQNIGAGGEIQLTDAIARVNETDEVYAYDFIGNRYDVGDKIGFVKTTMEYAMRSNMKDDLIPFLEDLIKTYK